A region of the Candidatus Bathyarchaeota archaeon genome:
ACGCTGGATTGAGGAAGAGCCCAATGCGAAGCTGGTTTTGGGCGTGAAGTTCGCCATAGGCATGACCGCCTTCATGTCCGCTCTGGAGCTGGCACACATGATGCTGTTTCACGCTTGGAATGCTGAGGTTTTCGCTGCTATCACGGGTTTGAGTGGCACGATTGTTGGGTTGTTTGTGGGGCAGAAGGCATGACGAAGGGTAAACCGTGGGACATAGAGGAAATTCGCATGCTTCAGCGGCTGGTTGAAGAGGGCAAGAGTGTTGACGACATCTGCAGGGTTATGGTGAAGTCGCGTGATGCGGTAGTGCAGAAGATGTTTGATTTGAAGCTCAAAGCGGTGAAAGAAGAAAAAAGGCGTGGTTCTGGGAAAAAGACGATTTTTTCTTCTTCCCAACTATCGCTGCCTGCGGATTTGCCTAATGTGGAGGAGACGTTGCGGATTTTGGCTGCCGCGTTGCTCAAGAGTGCTGAGGCTGGGTTGAGCAAGGACGAGGTGGGCAGGTTGCAGGTTGTGGCTACGTTAGCTAAGACCTACAAGGACGCCTTCGCCGAGTACCTCGATTACCGTGGAATTGAGGAGCGTTTAGACGCGTTGGAGGCTAAGTATGAGGGGTTGGAGAAAAAAGGCGAGAACTCTTCGGCTGGAGCAAGCGAAAGCCAAAGTTGAGCGCATCGAGGCAATTGCAGGCGCCCACATGGTAGAGCAGCAAAGGCAGGTGGAAGCTTTGCAGCATAGCTTTAAGGAGTTTTGTGAGCGGGTTTTCGGTTTTACGCCCTACGCTTATCAGCTGGATTTGGAGGCAAAGTTTGAGCAGTACCAGTTTAACGCTGTTCGCTGGCCGCGGCAGACGGGCAAGAGCTTCATAGTCTCAGGCTTAGTCCTCAAGTACGCTATTGAGCATCCGAACAGTTACATCGCGATTGTTGGGCCTAGTTGGCGGCAGACTAAGCTGAATATTCGGCGTATCGGCGGGTTCGCCCGCAGGTATCTTGGGTGTGAGCGGGGCATCCAAAAGACTCGCGTTAGCCTGCCCAACGGCAGTGTGATTGAGGCGTTTCCGAATAATCCTGACACGATTCGCGGTCCGTCGTTTCATGTTATCTGGTGGGAGGAATGCAACTTTACCGCCAACGACGAAGACCTGTATGATGCGATACTGTTTACGCTGGGCACAACCAACGGCAGGCTGATTGCGACTTCTACGCCGTGGAATACGGATAGCCTGTTTTGGAAGATGTGCAACCACAAAGACTACAGTGATTTCGGCAGGACGCACATCACTTGGCAGCAGGCGCTGGAACCCAACGGTCCACTAAAACCCGCCATCATTGAGAAGATTAAGCGCCAGTTCGGCGACGACCCAGCACGTTGGCGTCGGGAGATGGAGGCGGAGTGGGCTGAGGACGAAGACGTGTGGTTGCCTCAGAGCCTGATTGTTTCCTGTGTGGGTACGGTGAAGAACTGTGGTTTTGACTTGCAAGAATTCAACTCTGAAGATGAGTGTCAAGGCGAGTTTTTTGCTGGATTGGACTTGGCGCAGACAAGGGATTACTGTGTGCTCTCAGTGGTTGAACGCTTAAATGATAAGCTGTTTCTGCGGCATTTGAAGATTTTCCAGCAGCCCACACTCTACGCTCAAGTACTTGGCTACTTGAAAGCGCTGCAGGACAGGTGGGGCGGCTTCCAGAAAATCCGAGTGGACTTCACACGCGAAGGACCATCGATTATCGCTGACATGGAGAACGCTGGCATCGAGAATGCTGAAGGCGTCAACTTCAGTGTGCCCAGAAAAAGCGAAATGGCAAGCCTACTAAAGCAGCGCATGATGAACAAACAATTCTACTATCCACTGCTGAATTGGGAGCGGCCATATCGAGGGGACATATGTACTGAATTGAACGTGGAGCGTTATGAGCTGCGCAAGGACGGCGCCATAGGCTTTTCGCATCCGAACGGTACGCATGATGATGTGTTTTGGAGTATTGCGTTGGCTG
Encoded here:
- a CDS encoding terminase family protein, whose product is MRGWRKKARTLRLEQAKAKVERIEAIAGAHMVEQQRQVEALQHSFKEFCERVFGFTPYAYQLDLEAKFEQYQFNAVRWPRQTGKSFIVSGLVLKYAIEHPNSYIAIVGPSWRQTKLNIRRIGGFARRYLGCERGIQKTRVSLPNGSVIEAFPNNPDTIRGPSFHVIWWEECNFTANDEDLYDAILFTLGTTNGRLIATSTPWNTDSLFWKMCNHKDYSDFGRTHITWQQALEPNGPLKPAIIEKIKRQFGDDPARWRREMEAEWAEDEDVWLPQSLIVSCVGTVKNCGFDLQEFNSEDECQGEFFAGLDLAQTRDYCVLSVVERLNDKLFLRHLKIFQQPTLYAQVLGYLKALQDRWGGFQKIRVDFTREGPSIIADMENAGIENAEGVNFSVPRKSEMASLLKQRMMNKQFYYPLLNWERPYRGDICTELNVERYELRKDGAIGFSHPNGTHDDVFWSIALAVFATVQMEPEPFLTVIPR